A single genomic interval of Shewanella psychropiezotolerans harbors:
- a CDS encoding type II and III secretion system protein family protein — protein MPIPLIYGDTVSIEYKPFGVRLDFKPTVLSPNRISLQIEPEVSTISQSTNVVMGDSSFPIFMTRKASTTIELASGQSFVLGGLLQSTDIEQMQKMPWIGDIPILGALFRSNEFKREETELIIIATAYLVEPTRGDSLPLPTDGLIPMSDVERLLAWPRRGVLSSLDTQVNPNDNRQLRLLGDNGFYY, from the coding sequence GTGCCCATTCCGCTGATCTATGGCGACACTGTCAGCATAGAATATAAGCCCTTCGGTGTGCGTCTGGATTTTAAACCTACCGTGTTAAGCCCTAATCGCATCAGCCTGCAGATAGAACCTGAAGTCAGTACCATATCCCAGAGCACCAATGTGGTGATGGGAGACTCATCATTTCCGATATTCATGACACGTAAGGCATCGACCACCATAGAGCTGGCCAGTGGCCAGAGCTTCGTTCTCGGCGGCCTGCTGCAATCCACCGACATTGAGCAGATGCAAAAGATGCCCTGGATTGGCGATATCCCCATTCTCGGGGCCTTGTTTCGCTCCAATGAGTTTAAGCGTGAGGAGACTGAGCTGATCATCATTGCCACTGCCTATCTGGTTGAACCCACCCGGGGGGATTCATTGCCTCTGCCTACCGACGGACTCATTCCCATGAGCGATGTCGAGCGCCTGCTGGCCTGGCCCCGAAGGGGAGTGCTCAGCTCGTTGGATACGCAAGTTAACCCGAACGATAATCGTCAGCTGCGTCTGCTCGGCGACAACGGATTTTATTACTGA
- a CDS encoding pilus assembly protein N-terminal domain-containing protein produces the protein MIKVITSFLCILLFCGASQAESLNMILAVTLNKAELVQLPKTAKSIFISSNTIADYQALTNTKIMVFGKQAGTTSLYVLDADENVIYSASVKVSHNVDELNGLILSEFPDALVSAESIAGKLFLKGRVPTPTMAEKIIRLSEGYVSQPQSSQGKQGGNLRIRLRELSNKVKMAAGSRLNRALPVKVS, from the coding sequence GTGATTAAAGTAATTACCTCCTTTTTGTGTATATTGTTATTTTGTGGGGCATCACAAGCAGAGTCATTAAATATGATTTTAGCCGTGACCCTAAATAAAGCTGAGTTGGTGCAATTGCCTAAAACGGCCAAATCAATATTCATCTCCAGTAATACCATCGCCGATTATCAGGCATTGACCAATACCAAGATCATGGTATTTGGCAAGCAAGCCGGCACCACTTCCCTCTACGTGCTCGATGCCGATGAAAATGTCATCTATTCGGCAAGCGTGAAGGTCAGTCATAACGTCGATGAACTCAATGGCTTGATCCTAAGTGAATTTCCCGATGCCTTAGTCAGCGCCGAATCTATCGCAGGCAAGCTATTTCTGAAGGGCCGGGTGCCGACGCCAACCATGGCGGAGAAGATAATTCGCCTGTCTGAAGGTTATGTCTCTCAACCTCAATCCTCGCAAGGCAAGCAGGGGGGAAATCTTCGGATCAGGCTAAGGGAGCTAAGCAACAAGGTCAAAATGGCGGCGGGCAGCAGGCTAAATCGGGCACTGCCAGTAAAGGTGAGCTGA